A single region of the Palaemon carinicauda isolate YSFRI2023 chromosome 17, ASM3689809v2, whole genome shotgun sequence genome encodes:
- the LOC137656392 gene encoding mitochondrial thiamine pyrophosphate carrier-like: MLVMSGCHVKGVMSYDRRLAKVGKDTAWRLGYEGKLRLVDVQFGSYAVLTKAVNDVSKGQTQLTAICGGLAGMCGTLVSMPCDVVRTRLVAQGTPKLYSGVMDAWIKIVRHEGPLSLWKGLLPTLAMSAPQTALIFYFYSGLLGLIVKLIGDSDSAESPWLSAAAISGSAAGAAAKVCVYPLDVLKKRMQIIGFEKARSQFGKVVVYENAWKCILSITREEGLKAWFKGLWPSVLKGAASSGVIFVSYEAVCNGFAHIHKDDVNDNNNP; encoded by the exons ATGCTTGTTATGTCTGGTTGTCATGTAAAAGGTGTAATGTCATATGACCGTAGACTCGctaaagtaggtaaggacacggcttggaGGTTAGGCTATGAGGGAAAGTTGAGATTAGTTGATGTCCAG TTTGGGAGCTATGCTGTTTTGACAAAAGCAGTAAATGATGTATCAAAGGGACAAACACAGCTGACTGCTATTTGTGGGGGATTAGCTGGAATGTGCGGCACTCTTGTTTCAATGCCGTGTGATGTAGTCCGAACAAGGTTGGTAGCTCAAGGTACACCAAAG CTTTATAGTGGCGTCATGGATGCATGGATCAAGATAGTACGTCACGAAGGTCCGCTCAGTCTGTGGAAGGGACTTTTGCCTACTTTAGCCATGAGCGCACCCCAGACTGCTCTCATCTTCTATTTTTATAGTGGACTTCTGGGTCTGATAGTCAAGTTAATTGGAGATAGTGATA GTGCCGAGTCTCCATGGCTAAGTGCAGCTGCTATAAGTGGATCAGCAGCTGGTGCTGCTGCTAAAGTCTGTGTGTACCCACTAGATGTACTAAAGAAGAGGATGCAAATTATAGGTTTTGAGAAAGCCAGAAGTCAGTTCGgaaag GTTGTGGTGTATGAGAATGCTTGGAAGTGTATTTTAAGTATCACAAGAGAAGAAGGACTGAAAGCTTGGTTCAAAGGGCTGTGGCCCAGCGTGCTCAAAGGCGCAGCCTCGTCAGGGGTGATATTTGTATCGTATGAGGCTGTGTGTAATGGATTTGCTCACATTCATAAAG atgatgttaatgataataacaaccccTGA